Proteins from one Mus pahari chromosome 10, PAHARI_EIJ_v1.1, whole genome shotgun sequence genomic window:
- the Entpd3 gene encoding ectonucleoside triphosphate diphosphohydrolase 3, with translation MFTVMTRQPCEQTGFRALSRTPAIVTLVVLLVSIVVLVTLTLIQIHHPQVLPPGLKYGVVLDAGSSRTTVYLYQWPAEKENNTGVVSQAFRCSVRGSGISSYENNPQDAPKAFEDCILKVKEQVPDHLHGSTRIYLGATAGMRLLRLQNETAAREVLESIQSYFKSQPFDFRGAQIISGQEEGVYGWITANYIMGNFLEKNLWHMWVHPHGVDTTGALDLGGASTQISFVAEEKMELNASDTVQVSLYGYTYTLYTHSFQCYGQNEAEKKFLATLLQSRSTEANISNPCYPEGYSTAFTLGHVFGSLCTEKQRPESYNSSDSVTFMGTGDPRLCREKVASVFDFSACQEQDACSFDGIYQPKVQGPFVAFAGFYYTASALNLSGSFSLTSFNDSSWDFCRHTWSELPALLPRFDETYARSYCFSAHYIYHLLVNGYKFTEETWPQIRFEKEVGNSSIAWSLGYMLSLTNQIPAGSPLIHLPIQPPVFMGVLAFFTAIALLCLAFLLYLCSAFRTKERSQNAFDQAVDSD, from the exons ATGTTTACCGTGATGACCCGCCAGCCATGCGAACAGACAG GCTTCAGGGCCCTCTCGAGGACTCCTGCCATCGTCACCTTGGTGGTCCTGCTTGTGAGCATTGTGGTACTTGTGACGCTTACACTCATCCAGATCCACCACCCACAGGTTCTCCCTCCAGGACTGAAG TATGGAGTCGTGCTGGATGCCGGCTCTTCCAGAACCACTGTCTACCTGTATCAGTGGCCGGCAGAGAAGGAGAACAACACGGGAGTGGTCAGCCAAGCTTTCAGATGCAGTGTGAGAG GCTCTGGGATCTCCAGCTATGAGAATAACCCCCAAGATGCCCCCAAAGCCTTTGAGGACTGTATACTAAAGGTCAAGGAACAGGTCCCGGATCACCTCCACGGATCCACCCGCATTTACCTGGGAGCCACAGCTGGGATGCGCTTGCTGAG GTTGCAGAATGAGACAGCAGCTCGTGAAGTCCTTGAGAGCATCCAAAGCTACTTCAAGTCCCAGCCTTTTGATTTTAGGGGTGCTCAAATCATTTCTGGGCAAGAGGAAGGGGTGTATGGATGGATTACAGCCAACTATATAATGGGAAATTTCCTGGAG AAGAACCTGTGGCACATGTGGGTGCACCCGCACGGAGTCGACACCACAGGAGCCCTGGATTTAGGCGGCGCCTCCACCCAGATATCCTTCGTGGCCGAGGAAAAGATGGAGCTGAACGCCAGCGACACGGTGCAGGTGTCTTTGTACGGCTACACATACACTCTCTACACACACAGCTTCCAGTGCTATGGCCAGAACGAAGCAGAGAAGAAGTTCCTGGCCACGCTTCTGCAG AGCCGTTCCACAGAAGCCAACATCAGCAACCCCTGCTACCCTGAGGGCTACAGCACAGCCTTCACCTTGGGCCACGTGTTTGGCAGCCTGtgcacagagaagcagaggccagagagctaCAACTCCAGTGATAGCGTCACCTTCATGGGAACTGGTGACCCACGACTGTGCAGGGAGAAGGTGGCTTCTGTGTTTGACTTCAGTGCTTGCCAAGAGCAAGACGCCTGTTCCTTTGATGGCATTTACCAGCCCAAGGTTCAAGGGCCGTTTGTG GCCTTTGCAGGCTTCTACTACACAGCCAGTGCGCTAAACCTCTCGGGAAGCTTCTCCCTTACCTCCTTCAATGACAGCAGCTGGGACTTCTGCAGACACACTTGGAGTGAG CTCCCGGCCCTGCTCCCCAGATTTGATGAGACGTACGCCCGGTCCTACTGCTTCTCAGCCCACTACATCTACCACTTGCTTGTAAATGGATACAAGTTCACTGAGGAGACTTGGCCTCAGATACGCTTTGAAAAAGAA GTGGGGAACAGCAGCATCGCCTGGTCCCTCGGCTACATGCTCAGCTTGACCAACCAGATCCCAGCTGGAAGTCCCCTGATCCATCTGCCCATACAGCCACCGGTGTTTATGGGAGTCCTGGCCTTCTTCACGGCGATCGCCTTGCTGTGCCTGGCATTTCTTTTGTATCTATGTTCAGCATTCAGGACAAAGGAGCGCTCTCAGAATGCCTTCGACCAAGCGGTGGATTCTGATTGA